The following are from one region of the Acipenser ruthenus chromosome 19, fAciRut3.2 maternal haplotype, whole genome shotgun sequence genome:
- the LOC117424791 gene encoding piggyBac transposable element-derived protein 4-like, with protein MSSSVPKHPKQSRFSLSEVLEEMDRSESDGENDQLSGLESADSVSEAAFEDGLDPLQDFEDTEENPPPSTSESFDVSQQKRRRSIPTPLPYTTSSKPARPVESRRASTPTPTTSDPEERWKFVTEDDVEPVQHRFCPARAPGAQLDTSKKYSPLDLFQLYFSMNVVQSLCTNTNKNGEKQQAQGKKYQWDPVSIKWFLGILIFMGLLTTHTVRDYWSPRRPYGIPFCHTVMSRKRYEAIAWTLHISDPEEDNENDQKKGTPQHDRLFRLRPLLDSLLLSCKTYYHPRQNLSIDERMVASKARIGFKQYMKAKPTKWGFKLFVLADAHNGYTCDFNIYTGKSKSVSGKGLSYDSVMNLIKVSYLGTGYHLYVDNFYTSTTLFQDLYKLKFGACGTIRENRQGFPRTKENAIPKKADRGTIRWIRSDKLLYTKWMDTREVTMCSSIHKVYTGDKVQRRVRNEDGSWRTRNIPVPTPVKAYNQHMGGVDLSDALIKYYNMAQKTKKWYKNIFYNFIDIAVVNSFMLHKELAQAQTTKALSHKTFREELCKQLVDIGLVEQEASASTDKLCVPVAITKGKELDPSMKASFGRRHCALCNEGKLRNKTPWKCEACDVPLCVIVDRNCFKKWHMRKEKKT; from the exons ATGtcgagcagtgttccaaagcATCCTAAACAAAGTAGATTCAGTCTTTCTGAAGTTTTGGAAGAGATGGATAGGAGTGAAAGTGACGGCGAAAATGATCAACTTTCTGGTTTGGAGAGCGCTGATTCAGTGTCTGAAGCAGCATTTGAAGATGGATTGGATCCTCTTCAGGATTT tgaggaCACTGAAGAAAACCCTCCCCCCTCAACAAGTGAGAGTTTTGATGTTTCTCAGCAGAAAAGGAGACGATCCATTCCCACCCCTCTCCCTTATACCACCTCAAGCAAGCCTGCAAGACCAGTTGAGAGCAGGCGGGCAAGCACACCCACCCCCACAACCTCAGACCCTGAGGAGAGGTGGAAATTTGTAACTGAGGACGACGTCGAACCCGTGCAACACCGCTTCTGTCCTGCACGAGCACCTGGAGCACAACTGGATACTTCAAAAAAGTATTCCCCGCTAGACCTCTTCCAGCTTTACTTCAGCATGAACGTCGTTCAAtctttgtgtacaaacacaaataaaaatggagAAAAGCAGCAGGCCCAGGGGAAAAAATACCAGTGGGATCCAGTTTCAATCAAGTGGTTTTTAGGAATCCTAATTTTCATGGGGCTACTGACAACTCACACCGTGAGGGATTACTGGAGTCCACGTAGGCCTTATGGAATCCCATTCTGTCACACTGTGATGTCCAGGAAGAGATATGAAGCCATCGCTTGGACTCTGCACATAAGTGACCCAGAGGAAGATAACGAGAATGATCAGAAGAAAGGAACTCCACAACACGATCGCCTCTTCCGTCTCAGACCCCTATTGGATTCCCTCCTCCTGTCCTGCAAGACATACTACCACCCCCGACAGAACCTTTCAATTGATGAACGCATGGTGGCCTCAAAAGCCAGGATCGGGTTCAAGCAGTACATGAAAGCAAAGCCGACAAAATGGGGCTTCAAGCTGTTCGTGCTGGCTGATGCCCACAACGGGTACACATGTGATTTCAACATCTACACAGGAAAATCCAAATCAGTTTCTGGGAAAGGACTGAGTTATGACTCCGTTATGAACCTCATAAAGGTGTCATACTTAGGCACAGGGTACCATTTGTATGTTGACAATTTCTACACCAGCACAACACTGTTTCAGGACCTTTACAAGCTCAAATTTGGAGCATGTGGGACCATTAGAGAAAATCGTCAGGGCTTCCCACGGACAAAAGAAAACGCCATCCCTAAAAAAGCTGATAGGGGGACAATTCGCTGGATACGAAGCGACAAACTGCTGTACACCAAGTGGATGGATACACGTGAAGTGACGATGTGCAGTTCCATTCATAAAGTGTACACAGGAGACAAAGTCCAGAGACGGGTCAGGAATGAAGATGGGAGTTGGAGAACGCGGAATATTCCTGTTCCTACTCCTGTAAAGGCCTACAATCAGCACATGGGAGGGGTGGATTTGTCAGATGCCCTTATAAAGTACTACAACATGGCACAGAAAACCAAAAAGTGGTACAAGAACATTTTTTATAATTTCATTGACATTGCTGTTGTCAACAGTTTTATGCTCCATAAGGAATTGGCACAGGCTCAAACTACAAAGGCACTTTCACACAAAACATTTAGAGAGGAGCTATGCAAGCAGCTGGTGGACATCGGGCTTGTGGAGCAGGAGGCCAGTGCGAGTACAGATAAACTCTGTGTCCCTGTAGCCATTACAAAGGGCAAGGAACTCGACCCCTCCATGAAGGCCTCCTTCGGGCGTAGACACTGTGCTTTGTGCAATGAAGGGAAACTCAGGAACAAAACGCCCTGGAAATGCGAAGCCTGTGATGTGCCATTATGTGTCATTGTGGACAGAAACTGCTTCAAGAAATGGCACATGCGTAAGGAAAAAAAGACTTAA